The window GCCCCTGGCCACAACGCCACCCGCTCAGCGCCAGCGTCTGGGCGCAGGCCCCCGGCCTGCTGGGCGACTGGCTGCTGCGGCTCGATAGCGACAGCCAGGCCCTAGATGACTGGCTGGCTCAGCACCCGATTCGTCGCCTGGGGCTGTACTACGAACGCCTCTGGCAATTCGCCCTGCTAGCCGCGCCGGACATCCAGCTGCTGACCACCAACCTGCCGATCCGCCAGGCTGATGGTCACACCCTGGGCGAGCTGGACTTGCTGCTGCGCGATGCCGAGGGTGTGCATCATCTGGAACTGGCGATCAAGCTCTACCTGGGCCCGCAGCACGGCGATGGCCGCGATCCGGCCCACTGGCTCGGCCCCGGCAGCCATGATCGCCTGGATCTCAAGATCGATCATCTCAAGCGCCATCAACTGCCGCTCTCCTCGCATCCGCAGGCACGGGTGGCCCTGGCCGAGTTCGAGCTGAGCGAGGTCAAGGCCGAGCTATGGATGGCCGGCTACCTGTTCTTCCCCTGGCCCGGCACTTGCCAAGCGCCGCGCAATATCAATCCGCGGCATTTGCACGGCCGCTGGCTGCATCGCCGCGACTGGCCGGCGTTCCACGCCAGCGAGGGCCGCGGCCAGTGGCAGCCGCTCGCCCGCCATGCCTGGCTGGCCCCGGCCCAGGCAGCTCCGGAGGATCTCTGGGACAACCCGCGCCTCGACGAATGGCTGCTGAACCTGGCCCCGAAAGCCCCGGCGCAACTGTTGGTGCGTTTCGTCGAGACAGCCAAAGGCGATTGGCAGGAAGGCGAGCGGCTGTTTCTGGTCGGCGATGACTGGCCGCAGCGGCTGGCAGACTAGTAGCTACGCTCGACCCGCCCGCCCGAACGCGTCAGATAGCCGCGGATCAGGACAGCGAATCTCGGCCGCTTAGCTCCAGCAGGCGCGCCAGCAACGCTCTTCGTCCCTGCAGGCCGCCGGTGTGCACGAAGAGCAGGCGCGTGCCGGAGGGGAAATACCCGGCCTCGACACAATGACGCAGCGCCATCAAGGCCTTGGCGGTATACACCGGCTCTAGCGGCAGCCCGCACTCCGCCTCGAGGTCGAGGATGAAGTCAGCCAACTCGCGGTCGACCTTGGCGAACCCGCCGCGACTGGCATCGAACAGTTGATAGCCTGCATCGGCGTTACCGGCCTGCGCCAACAGCACCCCTACCAGCTCGGCCACACCATGATCGTCTGGCACTGCCATGGCGCCATACACCGGATGCACAGCCGCCTCTGCCAGCACCAAACCAGCCAAGGTGGTGCCAGTACCCGCGGCCAGCCACCAGCCGTGATAGTCAGTCCAGCCCAGCGCCGGCAGTTGCTCACGCACCATGTCCAGCAGCAATCCACAGCCCCGAGCGCCCGGCAAACCACCGCCACCTTCCGGCACCGGCTGCAGCTCTGGGTAGCGCTCGCGCCAGGGCTTCCAGAAATCGGCGTGGTGAC is drawn from Pseudomonas cavernae and contains these coding sequences:
- a CDS encoding 1-aminocyclopropane-1-carboxylate deaminase/D-cysteine desulfhydrase → MPVVVPHWAPHAPLEPLRLDWLARAGVEVAVLRLDLIDPLIAGNKWFKLAPYLQQAASLGAQGLISLGGPHSNHLHALAAAGKRFGFATVGLLRGEPQGTPTVADLHEFGMQLHWLGYGGYRARHHADFWKPWRERYPELQPVPEGGGGLPGARGCGLLLDMVREQLPALGWTDYHGWWLAAGTGTTLAGLVLAEAAVHPVYGAMAVPDDHGVAELVGVLLAQAGNADAGYQLFDASRGGFAKVDRELADFILDLEAECGLPLEPVYTAKALMALRHCVEAGYFPSGTRLLFVHTGGLQGRRALLARLLELSGRDSLS
- a CDS encoding DUF1853 family protein, whose translation is MNAFASLADLPRQLRQPHVRDLAWVLLAPPLLDSSPWPQRHPLSASVWAQAPGLLGDWLLRLDSDSQALDDWLAQHPIRRLGLYYERLWQFALLAAPDIQLLTTNLPIRQADGHTLGELDLLLRDAEGVHHLELAIKLYLGPQHGDGRDPAHWLGPGSHDRLDLKIDHLKRHQLPLSSHPQARVALAEFELSEVKAELWMAGYLFFPWPGTCQAPRNINPRHLHGRWLHRRDWPAFHASEGRGQWQPLARHAWLAPAQAAPEDLWDNPRLDEWLLNLAPKAPAQLLVRFVETAKGDWQEGERLFLVGDDWPQRLAD